One stretch of Chiroxiphia lanceolata isolate bChiLan1 chromosome 1, bChiLan1.pri, whole genome shotgun sequence DNA includes these proteins:
- the ZHX2 gene encoding zinc fingers and homeoboxes protein 2, translating to MASKRKSTTPCMVRTSEVVEQEGAEGVETSKEKGTGTPQQDSKKNWPSENSVKDCEVVEAKPPAENQSKKPQGGYECKYCPYSTQNLNEFTEHVDTQHPNVILNPLYVCAECNFTTKKYDSLSDHNTKYHPGETNFKLKLIKRNNQTVLEQSIETTTNDVAVTGGGLENAECDDSLHGGISTNKVPVMKLGKPKGETKKGSKKPEEGVMENHVDGALPRIITEATEAIACINGDLLQDVLAHVMPSVQLPPNINLVPKVPVPLNSTKYNSALDTNATMINSFNKFPYPTQAELSWLTAASKHPEEQIRIWFATQRLKHGISWSPEEVEEARKKMFNGTIQAVPQTITVLPAPLATAKMPQPIIQTALPCQILGQTGLVLTPVSNGSAVSCSPITLAVTPNQGQKRTIQTLSSAPEAKRSHVVQVPEIPAKLTAVPLTPASERKKTKEQIAELKASFMASQFPDDAEVYRLIEATGLSRSEIKKWFSDHRYRSQRGIVQIPGDALGKDQIAPSAGRRGWSFHPYTDFTPQRFKEITQEQRRALEESFLRCSFPTQGELDRLRVETQLSRREIDSWFSERRKIRDSMEQAVLDSMGSYRKIKAKGTPNGAISQAELLSGSQLPGALSGSSTTFKKTQEQIHLLKSTFARTQWPSPQEYDQLASQTGLTRTEIVRWFKENRSSLRTGSLKWIDQYQQQYAVDGHNKQSQKKGSKHADSPKNSNEVSRQHYQDHKKLNEENGGKLVVRAKRDCEPLKDSLLGNQGEGMDRVDCNSHDGHGSEENEEPAEVNWVEVTVGEDDAASDCTDSWSQTVPEGQTELADYDSESISGDNSHI from the coding sequence ATGGCCAGCAAAAGAAAGTCAACAACTCCCTGTATGGTGCGAACTTCTGAAGTTGTGGAGCAGGAAGGCGCCGAGGGTGTAGAAACTTCTAAAGAGAAGGGGACTGGCACACCACAGCAGGATTCCAAAAAAAACTGGCCTTCAGAAAACTCAGTCAAAGACTGTGAAGTGGTTGAGGCAAAGCCCCCAGCTGAAAATCAGTCTAAGAAACCCCAGGGTGGTTATGAGTGTAAGTACTGCCCTTACTCAACACAAAACTTAAATGAATTTACAGAGCATGTTGACACTCAGCATCCAAATGTCATTCTCAACCCCCTGTATGTCTGTGCTGAATGCAACTTCACAACCAAAAAATACGATTCTTTATCTGACCACAACACAAAATACCACCCAGGAGAGACTaactttaaactgaaattaattaaacGCAATAATCAGACTGTTTTAGAACAGTCCATTGAGACCACCACTAATGATGTTGCTGTCACGGGTGGGGGGCTAGAAAATGCAGAGTGTGATGATTCACTTCATGGGGGAATTAGCACAAATAAAGTGCCAGTGATGAAACTGGGAAAGCCTAAAGGGGAAACCAAGAAGGGATCCAAAAAGCCAGAAGAGGGAGTTATGGAAAACCACGTGGATGGTGCTCTCCCCCGTATCATAACTGAAGCCACTGAAGCTATTGCTTGTATAAATGGAGACCTTCTCCAAGATGTGTTAGCCCACGTTATGCCCTCTGTACAGCTACCACCAAATATCAACCTTGTCCCCAAGGTCCCAGTCCCTCTGAACAGTACCAAATACAACTCTGCACTGGACACTAATGCAACCATGATCAACTCCTTTAATAAGTTTCCGTACCCAACACAAGCAGAGTTGTCATGGTTGACAGCAGCATCGAAACATCCGGAAGAACAAATCCGAATCTGGTTTGCTACACAGCGTTTGAAGCATGGTATAAGTTGGTCTCCTGAAGAAGTGGaggaagcaagaaagaaaatgttcaatGGTACTATTCAGGCAGTTCCCCAAACCATCACCGTCCTACCAGCTCCTTTGGCGACTGCAAAAATGCCGCAGCCCATCATCCAGACAGCTTTGCCTTGTCAGATACTGGGCCAGACTGGTCTGGTTTTGACTCCTGTGTCAAATGGTTCAGCTGTTTCCTGTTCACCAATTACACTCGCTGTTACCCCAAACCAGGGGCAAAAGAGGACAATACAGACCTTATCAAGTGCCCCAGAGGCCAAGCGTTCTCATGTAGTTCAGGTGCCTGAGATTCCTGCCAAGCTGACAGCTGTGCCGCTGACACCAGCCAGTGAACGGAAGAAGACGAAGGAGCAGATAGCAGAGCTAAAGGCCAGTTTCATGGCAAGCCAGTTTCCTGACGATGCAGAAGTCTACCGGCTTATAGAGGCAACAGGTCTTTCCAGGAGTGAGATCAAGAAGTGGTTCAGTGACCACAGGTACAGAAGTCAGAGGGGCATTGTGCAAATTCCTGGCGATGCTTTAGGGAAAGATCAAATAGCACCTTCAGCTGGTCGACGTGGCTGGTCATTTCACCCATACACAGATTTCACTCCCCAGAGATTCAAAGAGATAACCCAAGAGCAGCGTAGGGCCCTTGAGGAGAGTTTTCTAAGATGCTCTTTTCCTACCCAAGGAGAATTGGACAGGCTTCGAGTGGAGACTCAGCTGAGTAGGAGGGAGATAGATTCGTGGTTCTCTGAGCGGAGAAAGATAAGGGACAGCATGGAGCAAGCTGTCTTGGACTCAATGGGatcatacagaaaaattaaagcaaaaggaACTCCCAATGGTGCAATAAGCCAGGCAGAACTTCTGAGTGGCTCTCAGCTTCCTGGTGCTTTATCTGGGTCCTCAACCACATTTAAGAAAACACAAGAGCAGATTCATCTGCTGAAAAGCACATTTGCAAGGACCCAGTGGCCATCGCCCCAGGAGTATGACCAGTTAGCATCTCAGACTGGGCTCACAAGAACTGAAATAGTCCGCTGGTTCAAGGAAAACCGGTCTTCACTAAGAACAGGGTCACTTAAATGGATTGACCAGTACCAACAGCAGTATGCTGTTGATGGTCATAACAAGCAAAGCCAGAAAAAGGGCTCCAAACACGCTGACAGTCCAAAGAACAGTAACGAGGTGTCTCGGCAGCATTACCAGGATCATAAAAAACTGAATGAAGAGAATGGAGGTAAACTAGTGGTGAGAGCAAAAAGAGACTGTGAACCACTGAAAGACTCTTTGCTGGGGAATCAAGGAGAGGGTATGGACAGGGTGGATTGCAACAGCCACGACGGCCATGGCAGCGAGGAGAACGAGGAGCCGGCGGAAGTGAACTGGGTGGAGGTGACGGTGGGTGAGGACGACGCTGCGTCAGACTGTACAGACAGCTGGAGCCAAACGGTACCCGAAGGCCAAACAGAGCTGGCAGACTATGACTCTGAAAGTATATCTGGAGACAATTCCCACATATAG
- the DERL1 gene encoding derlin-1 isoform X2 yields MFMLLFNWICIVITGLAMDMQLLMIPLIMSVLYVWAQLNRDMIVSFWFGTRFKACYLPWVILGFNYIIGGSVINELIGNLVGHLYFFLMFKYPVDLGGRNFLSTPQFLYRWLPNRRGGVSGFGVPPASMRRAAEDQQGGGRHNWGQGFRLGDQ; encoded by the exons ATGTTCATGCTGCTGTTTAACTGGATCTGCATTGTT ATAACTGGCTTGGCAATGGACATGCAG TTGCTGATGATTCCACTCATCATGTCAGTACTTTATGTGTGGGCCCAGCTGAACAGAGACATGATTGTATCGTTTTGGTTTGGAACAAGATTTAAG GCCTGTTACCTTCCATGGGTTATTCTGGGATTCAACTACATCATTGGTGGATC AGTCATCAATGAGCTGATAGGAAATCTGGTTGGACAcctgtatttcttcttaatgTTTAAATATCCAGTGGATTTGGGAGGAAGGAATTTTCTGTCCACACCTCAGTTCCT TTACCGCTGGCTGCCAAATAGGAGAGGGGGAGTGTCGGGGTTTGGTGTTCCTCCTGCCAGCATGAGAAGAGCTGCAGAAGATCAGCAGGGTGGTGGAAGGCACAACTGGGGCCAAGGTTTCCGACTAGGTGACCAGTGA